The following coding sequences are from one Musa acuminata AAA Group cultivar baxijiao chromosome BXJ1-6, Cavendish_Baxijiao_AAA, whole genome shotgun sequence window:
- the LOC108953106 gene encoding uncharacterized protein LOC108953106 has protein sequence MASSPPVKRPVHRVSAASTRIGASKAQAALAKIIDIISTVTAPRAETEAPRHGCDRETARGTLPPAREHGFGVDLRLRLGPPLEVGGGSAEGDGPTEQSDVVDDSAPADAGRDGEKEASVAVAPASAVKENSLSPAVSVAGCCGGALTAAKSSEGECDPDEENGGESHEDTAADGTKEADSAPQKETKGTEGADGEITATIVITTTTTSSRRGRRSDGCLDLLLEAVRQVSGGLFDDDGPEAKKAMPAAAGEEMAPAPSGRTRRSTGDGGGGKKRRETDEWTIPFHVYQEDTAPIVRSKRGRSQALPSRYRDSILDPWKKSPALTRHSTGRRGHESAPAATR, from the coding sequence ATGGCTTCGTCGCCTCCTGTCAAGCGCCCAGTCCACCGGGTCTCTGCCGCTTCGACTCGCATCGGCGCCTCCAAAGCGCAAGCGGCCTTGGCCAAGATCATAGACATCATCTCCACCGTCACTGCTCCGCGTGCAGAGACCGAGGCCCCCCGCCATGGTTGCGATCGAGAGACCGCCCGCGGGACGCTGCCGCCGGCGAGAGAACACGGCTTCGGCGTCGATCTGAGGCTCAGGTTGGGCCCGCCGCTGGAGGTTGGAGGAGGATCGGCTGAGGGAGACGGCCCCACGGAGCAGAGCGACGTCGTGGACGACTCCGCGCCGGCCGACGCCGGGCGCGACGGGGAGAAGGAGGCCTCCGTTGCGGTCGCGCCTGCGTCGGCCGTGAAAGAGAACTCGTTGTCGCCCGCGGTGTCCGTTGCCGGCTGCTGCGGCGGCGCTTTAACTGCGGCGAAGAGCTCGGAGGGCGAGTGCGATCCGGATGAGGAGAACGGCGGAGAGAGCCACGAGGACACAGCAGCAGACGGCACCAAGGAGGCGGATTCCGCACCACAAAAAGAAACGAAGGGAACCGAAGGGGCGGACGGCGAGATTACCGCCACCATCGTCATCACCACGACCACAACCAGCAGCAGAAGAGGCCGCCGAAGCGATGGTTGCTTAGACTTGCTGCTAGAGGCGGTTCGGCAGGTCTCAGGCGGCCTCTTCGACGATGACGGGCCGGAGGCCAAGAAGGCCATGCCTGCTGCAGCTGGGGAGGAGATGGCACCCGCGCCGTCGGGGAGAACAAGGAGGTCCACCGGCGACGGCGGTGGGGGGAAGAAGCGGAGGGAGACGGACGAGTGGACGATCCCGTTCCATGTCTACCAGGAGGACACTGCGCCGATCGTGCGATCGAAGCGGGGAAGGAGCCAGGCGCTGCCGTCAAGGTACCGCGACTCCATCCTCGACCCGTGGAAGAAGTCGCCCGCCCTCACCCGCCACTCGACAGGGCGGCGCGGCCACGAGAGTGCACCTGCCGCCACCCGGTGA